The Sulfurimonas lithotrophica genome includes a region encoding these proteins:
- the tyrS gene encoding tyrosine--tRNA ligase, with protein sequence MLEEALKEINRGSAEIIDNERIEKLLKAYFEEGKTYTVKAGFDPTAPDLHLGHTVLLQKLATFQKYGARVQFLIGNFTAAIGDPTGKSVTRKILSKDEIKSNIKSYTTQAFKILDEEKTDIVYNKDWLDSLGTVGLIELSSTLTVARMLERDDFSKRYSANTPIAVSEFLYPLLQGYDSVHLKSDVEIGGTDQKFNLLMGRQLQKVYDVKKQQAVLMMPILEGLDGVQKMSKSLNNYIGVTDEANDMFGKVLSISDELMWRYFELLSTKTIDEIEALKKGVEDGSLHPKKVKEDLALEITARYHSEQDAQNAKAEFEKVHAQSQIPTDIPEFSCEGEVWVAKALVDCNIEPSTSQARRDIKQGAVKINQEKVQDMQLQLDAGEYILQVGKRKFAKLRVN encoded by the coding sequence ATGTTAGAAGAAGCGTTAAAAGAGATAAACAGAGGCTCTGCCGAGATAATAGATAATGAAAGAATTGAAAAACTATTAAAAGCATATTTTGAAGAAGGGAAGACTTATACCGTAAAAGCCGGTTTTGACCCGACTGCACCGGATTTGCATCTAGGTCATACGGTTTTACTTCAAAAACTTGCGACTTTTCAAAAATACGGTGCTAGGGTACAGTTTTTAATAGGTAATTTTACTGCAGCAATCGGTGATCCGACAGGAAAAAGTGTTACAAGAAAAATTTTAAGCAAAGATGAAATTAAATCTAATATTAAAAGTTATACTACACAGGCATTTAAAATCTTGGATGAAGAAAAAACCGATATAGTATATAACAAAGATTGGCTTGATTCACTGGGAACGGTTGGCTTAATAGAACTTTCTTCAACTTTAACGGTAGCTAGAATGTTGGAGCGTGATGATTTCTCAAAAAGATATTCTGCAAATACTCCTATTGCCGTTAGTGAATTTTTATATCCGCTTCTTCAAGGTTATGATTCAGTTCATCTAAAGAGTGACGTAGAGATTGGCGGGACTGATCAGAAGTTCAACCTTTTAATGGGACGTCAGTTACAAAAAGTTTATGATGTGAAAAAACAACAAGCCGTACTTATGATGCCAATCCTTGAAGGTTTAGACGGTGTTCAAAAAATGAGTAAATCTCTAAACAACTATATCGGTGTTACGGACGAAGCTAACGATATGTTCGGTAAAGTTTTAAGTATATCCGATGAGTTGATGTGGAGATATTTTGAACTTTTAAGTACAAAAACTATAGATGAGATAGAGGCACTTAAAAAAGGTGTAGAAGACGGTTCACTGCATCCAAAAAAAGTTAAAGAGGATTTAGCGTTAGAGATAACTGCCAGATACCATTCAGAACAAGATGCACAAAATGCAAAAGCGGAGTTTGAAAAAGTTCACGCACAGAGTCAAATTCCAACAGATATTCCCGAATTCTCGTGTGAAGGCGAGGTTTGGGTCGCAAAAGCATTGGTAGATTGTAACATTGAACCATCAACTTCTCAAGCTAGAAGAGATATTAAGCAAGGTGCTGTTAAAATAAATCAAGAAAAAGTTCAAGATATGCAGCTACAATTAGATGCAGGGGAATATATCCTCCAAGTCGGAAAAAGAAAATTCGCTAAACTAAGGGTAAATTAA
- a CDS encoding RelA/SpoT family protein: MALNQVDIEKVKHLHTIDSAAQYLYSHFDETSKLEVALRFAIRAHEGQFRKSGEPYIIHPILVAAIVASITNDVSMAIAGLLHDVVEDTDINVEDIAENFGDDVAHLVGGLTKIDAIRDDELIPSYSDEKLIVSALSFRKMLLASITDVRVLVVKLCDRLHNILTLDALPPHKQHRIAEETLVVYSPIAHRLGISFLKNILEDTSFSYIFKDAKHHIDNYLDTNYHEIEMKLDEFKKSVSKLLIKNGFCEEDFEILSRVKHRYSIYLKMQRKGIGIDEVLDLLALRILTKDKVKCYTILGLIHLHFQPLSSRFKDYIAVPKDNGYQTIHTSVFYKTAIFEIQIRTYEMHQTAELGVAAHWKYKSGADSIKLDWLNNLGYQNESVEDFYELIKNDLYSEDISVFSPTGQAFTLPRGAVVLDYAYAVHSEVGNKADSALVNKEKTSLLTELKNGDIVKIEVADELITRCSWHDAVKTSKARTNIKHNCNARLKDIDAKSSVNIITTIMNLNHSRVEEWFDTMKCEKKHSIALDLDSLKEVIQKYIVHISSNNRFKRFLSRHRFKLKNYSYRGVSVYSNYSISDVVFDYCCHPKTGDEIMGFLEKGKAHVHHKMCESANARLLNGEKMLFVKWEKENVFNYNMIISLHSGKGTLAEFLNYLAKLSIDINSIELGKNNSESTRYCEIGFESKEGDINKLRAKIEQKVKVVHLVRTDDAYR; the protein is encoded by the coding sequence TTGGCATTGAATCAAGTAGATATAGAGAAGGTTAAGCATCTTCATACTATTGATTCAGCAGCACAATACTTATACTCCCATTTTGACGAAACATCTAAACTAGAAGTTGCACTCCGTTTTGCAATCAGGGCGCACGAGGGTCAGTTTAGAAAAAGTGGCGAGCCATATATCATACATCCCATTTTAGTAGCTGCAATTGTCGCATCTATAACAAATGATGTCTCCATGGCAATTGCAGGGCTTTTACACGATGTTGTAGAAGATACCGATATAAATGTAGAAGATATAGCTGAAAACTTTGGTGATGATGTGGCTCATCTTGTGGGTGGTCTGACAAAAATAGATGCTATTCGCGATGATGAACTTATCCCTTCTTATTCGGATGAAAAACTTATAGTATCTGCTTTGTCTTTTAGAAAAATGTTGCTTGCATCTATTACGGATGTAAGGGTATTGGTCGTTAAACTTTGCGACAGATTACATAATATACTGACACTTGATGCATTGCCACCGCATAAACAGCATCGTATTGCTGAAGAGACGCTTGTCGTGTACTCACCGATAGCACATCGTTTGGGAATCAGTTTTTTAAAGAACATACTTGAAGATACAAGTTTTTCTTACATTTTTAAAGATGCAAAACATCATATAGACAACTATCTTGATACAAACTATCACGAGATAGAGATGAAGCTTGACGAGTTTAAAAAAAGCGTATCGAAACTTTTAATAAAAAACGGCTTTTGTGAAGAAGATTTTGAAATTTTATCACGTGTAAAACACCGTTATTCTATCTATCTGAAGATGCAAAGAAAAGGTATAGGTATTGATGAGGTGCTAGATTTGTTAGCACTTAGAATCCTTACAAAAGATAAGGTAAAGTGTTACACTATCTTAGGTCTTATCCATTTGCATTTTCAGCCCTTGTCTTCAAGGTTTAAAGATTATATAGCAGTTCCAAAAGACAATGGATATCAGACTATTCATACTTCTGTTTTTTATAAAACAGCAATTTTTGAAATTCAGATTCGTACATACGAGATGCATCAAACTGCAGAACTTGGAGTTGCAGCGCACTGGAAATATAAAAGCGGAGCCGATAGTATAAAACTTGATTGGCTAAACAACTTGGGTTATCAAAACGAATCTGTAGAAGATTTTTACGAACTTATAAAAAATGACCTCTATTCAGAGGATATATCCGTTTTTTCGCCTACGGGTCAGGCTTTTACGCTTCCTCGCGGTGCGGTAGTGCTTGACTATGCATATGCCGTGCACTCAGAAGTCGGAAATAAAGCCGATAGTGCACTCGTAAATAAAGAAAAAACTTCACTTTTAACCGAACTGAAAAACGGTGATATAGTAAAAATTGAAGTAGCGGATGAACTTATTACCAGATGTTCTTGGCATGATGCGGTAAAAACATCTAAAGCAAGAACAAACATAAAGCATAACTGTAATGCAAGGCTTAAAGATATAGATGCAAAATCTTCGGTAAATATAATAACTACTATTATGAACTTAAACCACTCGCGTGTAGAGGAGTGGTTTGATACTATGAAGTGTGAGAAAAAACACTCAATTGCACTCGATTTAGACAGTTTAAAAGAGGTTATCCAAAAATATATAGTCCATATAAGTTCAAATAACCGTTTTAAAAGATTTTTATCAAGACATAGATTTAAGCTAAAAAATTACTCATACCGTGGAGTAAGTGTATATTCAAACTACAGTATTAGCGATGTCGTATTTGATTATTGTTGTCATCCAAAAACGGGTGATGAGATTATGGGTTTCTTGGAAAAAGGTAAGGCTCACGTGCATCATAAAATGTGTGAGAGTGCAAATGCAAGGTTGCTAAACGGTGAGAAGATGCTTTTTGTTAAGTGGGAAAAAGAGAATGTATTTAATTATAATATGATTATATCTCTTCACAGCGGTAAAGGTACATTAGCCGAATTTTTAAATTATCTTGCAAAACTTAGTATAGATATAAACTCAATCGAGTTAGGTAAAAATAATAGCGAATCGACCCGTTATTGTGAGATCGGTTTTGAATCAAAAGAGGGCGATATTAACAAACTTCGTGCTAAAATTGAGCAAAAAGTTAAAGTTGTACATTTAGTAAGAACCGATGATGCATACAGATAA
- a CDS encoding N-acetylmuramoyl-L-alanine amidase: protein MFRYLVLIVFFTLSLYAKSDYEVLKRADAFMKTGSKSDQFRAYNDYKNLYLRSLMNSNDKLRKSALEGIVNSGTKLHIDIQNYEDELDSMNSQRVEAKKTTTSHKTNKEIKIKSSHKLKNISWKSADQLVLSFDKRLRSNQVNYFTLYDSKQRRYRYVFDVHASMLTKSQTLRKDGINRIKIAQYNPSTLRLVIENDEKVKVNFLRKAKQLIIRLSSTSKNAKKYIPSISSKPYTPKRTDREKVIVIDPGHGGKDPGAVGYRRYREKIVVYKISRHLKNILKKRGYKVYMTRNKDTFIKLSKRTEYANKKKADIFISIHANAVDKKSARYAKGVECYFLSPSRSKRAESVAAKENSADMSDMNKYAKQSFLKFLNHAKTIASHKLAIDLQRGMLGSLNKHYKGVKDGGVREGPFWVLVGAQMPAVLVEVGFISHPTEARRLVDDNYRKKMAEGLADGIERYFANN, encoded by the coding sequence ATGTTTCGCTATTTAGTACTTATAGTTTTTTTTACACTCTCATTATATGCCAAAAGTGATTATGAAGTTTTAAAAAGAGCTGATGCTTTTATGAAAACCGGTTCTAAGAGTGATCAGTTCCGTGCATATAACGATTATAAAAATCTTTACCTTCGTTCTTTAATGAACTCTAACGATAAGTTGAGAAAAAGTGCACTAGAAGGTATAGTAAATAGCGGTACTAAGCTTCATATAGATATACAAAACTATGAAGATGAACTTGATTCTATGAACTCTCAAAGAGTTGAGGCGAAAAAAACGACAACTTCACATAAAACAAATAAAGAAATAAAAATAAAATCATCCCATAAACTTAAAAACATATCATGGAAAAGTGCAGATCAGCTTGTACTTAGTTTTGATAAAAGACTACGTAGTAATCAAGTTAATTATTTTACTCTATATGATTCAAAACAACGTAGATATCGTTATGTATTTGATGTTCATGCATCTATGCTTACAAAAAGTCAGACACTTAGAAAAGACGGTATAAACAGAATAAAAATAGCACAATACAATCCTAGCACTTTGCGTTTGGTTATTGAAAATGATGAAAAAGTCAAAGTAAATTTTTTAAGAAAAGCAAAACAGTTAATTATAAGACTATCATCTACATCAAAAAATGCAAAAAAATATATTCCAAGCATCTCAAGCAAACCATACACTCCAAAAAGAACAGACAGGGAAAAAGTTATAGTGATAGACCCGGGTCACGGTGGAAAAGACCCCGGAGCCGTAGGATACAGAAGATATAGAGAAAAAATTGTAGTGTATAAAATATCGAGACATCTTAAAAATATTTTGAAAAAACGAGGTTATAAAGTGTATATGACCAGAAACAAAGACACTTTTATAAAGCTAAGTAAACGTACAGAATATGCAAATAAGAAGAAAGCCGACATATTCATAAGTATCCATGCAAATGCGGTAGATAAAAAAAGTGCTAGATACGCAAAAGGCGTAGAGTGTTATTTTCTCTCACCTTCGCGTTCAAAAAGAGCTGAAAGTGTTGCAGCAAAAGAAAACAGTGCAGATATGTCGGATATGAATAAGTATGCAAAACAAAGTTTTCTAAAATTTTTAAACCATGCTAAAACAATTGCCAGTCATAAGTTGGCTATAGATTTACAACGTGGGATGCTAGGCTCACTAAACAAACATTATAAAGGTGTTAAAGACGGCGGAGTACGTGAAGGACCTTTTTGGGTTTTAGTAGGTGCTCAGATGCCTGCAGTACTTGTAGAAGTAGGCTTTATTAGCCATCCGACAGAAGCAAGACGTTTAGTAGATGATAACTATAGAAAAAAGATGGCAGAGGGTTTAGCCGACGGAATAGAGAGATATTTCGCTAATAACTAG
- the pyrH gene encoding UMP kinase, which yields MAHKRVLVKFSGEALAGEAGHGIDTQILNYISGEIKSLVDAGIEVGIVIGGGNIIRGVTAAQDGIIKRTSGDYMGMLATVINGVAMQEACEHAGLEVRMQTAIKMEQIAEPYINRKATRHLEKGRVVIFAAGTGNPFFTTDTAATLRAVEIGAEVIVKATKVDGVYDKDPEKFSDAQKLEELTYDQALSDHIKVMDDTSIALAKDNKLPIIVCDMFKKGNLLEILSNGGKNCSVVK from the coding sequence ATGGCTCATAAACGTGTTTTAGTTAAGTTTTCGGGTGAAGCTCTTGCCGGTGAGGCAGGTCATGGTATAGATACACAGATATTAAACTATATATCGGGTGAGATCAAATCTCTTGTAGATGCAGGTATAGAAGTCGGTATCGTAATTGGCGGTGGAAACATTATTCGTGGTGTTACCGCTGCACAAGACGGAATCATCAAAAGGACAAGCGGTGATTACATGGGTATGCTTGCTACGGTTATCAACGGTGTAGCTATGCAGGAAGCTTGTGAGCATGCAGGTTTAGAAGTTAGGATGCAAACAGCTATAAAAATGGAGCAGATTGCTGAACCGTATATTAACCGTAAAGCTACGCGTCATTTAGAAAAAGGCCGTGTTGTTATTTTTGCAGCCGGTACGGGTAATCCTTTCTTTACGACAGATACTGCGGCAACTCTTCGTGCTGTTGAGATTGGTGCGGAAGTTATAGTAAAAGCTACAAAAGTTGACGGTGTATATGATAAAGACCCTGAAAAATTTAGCGATGCTCAAAAACTAGAGGAGCTTACTTACGATCAAGCTTTGAGTGATCATATAAAAGTTATGGATGACACGTCTATCGCACTTGCAAAAGACAATAAACTTCCTATTATTGTGTGCGATATGTTTAAAAAAGGAAATCTTTTAGAGATTTTAAGTAACGGCGGTAAAAACTGCTCAGTAGTGAAATAA
- a CDS encoding nitronate monooxygenase, which yields MSFKSLKIGKYEIQKPIVQGGMGVGISWDQLAGNVSKEGGLGVISAVGTGYYQNKEFSKKLVSDRPLSEANFYSPEALHKIFKNARKICGDKPLACNILYAMNDYGRVVKDACEAGADIIITGAGLPTNMPEFTEGFPDVALVPIVSSPKALKIICRRWEKRYNRLPDAVIVEGPKSGGHQGFTYEQCKLPENQLENIVGPVVEEAATWGDIPVIAAGGVWDKNDIDLMLSLGAKAVQMGTRFIGTHECDAHDNLKQVLLNAKESDIELMKSPVGYPAQGIRTNLTELIEKREGPAIKCISNCVAPCNRGEEAKEVGFCIADRLSDAFLGNTETGLFFSGANGYKLNEIISVKELMDKLTKGE from the coding sequence ATGAGTTTTAAATCACTGAAAATTGGAAAATATGAGATACAAAAGCCTATAGTTCAAGGTGGAATGGGTGTAGGTATAAGCTGGGATCAGTTAGCAGGAAACGTATCAAAAGAGGGAGGACTTGGTGTAATATCTGCCGTAGGTACAGGGTATTATCAAAATAAAGAGTTTTCAAAAAAATTGGTCTCGGACAGACCTTTAAGCGAAGCGAATTTTTATTCACCTGAAGCTTTACACAAGATATTTAAAAATGCAAGAAAAATTTGCGGGGATAAACCGCTTGCTTGTAATATATTATATGCAATGAATGATTACGGGCGTGTTGTAAAAGATGCTTGTGAAGCAGGTGCAGATATTATAATTACAGGTGCAGGCCTTCCTACAAATATGCCCGAATTCACGGAAGGTTTTCCAGATGTGGCATTAGTACCTATCGTGTCATCTCCAAAAGCTTTAAAAATCATATGCAGAAGATGGGAAAAAAGATATAACCGTCTTCCTGATGCCGTGATAGTAGAAGGACCAAAAAGCGGTGGCCATCAAGGTTTTACGTATGAGCAGTGTAAACTGCCTGAAAACCAGCTAGAAAACATAGTTGGACCGGTTGTTGAAGAAGCGGCAACGTGGGGAGATATTCCTGTAATTGCAGCAGGTGGTGTTTGGGATAAAAACGATATCGACTTGATGCTATCACTCGGTGCAAAGGCTGTACAAATGGGTACGCGTTTTATAGGTACACATGAGTGTGATGCACACGATAATTTAAAACAAGTACTTTTAAATGCCAAAGAGAGTGATATAGAACTTATGAAATCACCCGTAGGTTATCCTGCTCAGGGTATTAGAACGAACTTAACGGAGTTGATTGAGAAAAGGGAAGGTCCTGCTATTAAATGTATATCTAACTGTGTAGCTCCTTGTAACCGCGGTGAAGAAGCAAAAGAAGTCGGTTTTTGTATAGCAGACAGACTTAGTGATGCATTTTTGGGTAATACCGAGACAGGATTGTTTTTCTCGGGTGCAAACGGATATAAACTAAACGAGATTATTTCTGTAAAAGAGTTGATGGATAAGTTGACTAAAGGCGAATAA
- a CDS encoding DNA-directed RNA polymerase subunit omega: MKIEELTAKVLENNPSMDRYQLALAVSKRSDELLNGATSKLNINPKSVKAADLALMEIAEGLVSVKGFTNKEA; the protein is encoded by the coding sequence ATGAAAATAGAAGAATTAACTGCAAAAGTGTTAGAAAACAACCCAAGTATGGATCGTTACCAGCTAGCTTTAGCTGTTTCAAAAAGAAGTGATGAGCTTTTAAACGGAGCTACAAGTAAACTAAATATTAATCCAAAAAGTGTAAAAGCTGCAGACTTGGCACTTATGGAAATTGCCGAAGGCCTTGTAAGTGTAAAAGGCTTTACTAACAAAGAGGCATAA
- a CDS encoding HD-GYP domain-containing protein: MKQKVIRQSNINHIIDETQKKEEEKQQAYILVDKDMLNLIPVDKRILNLATKVDFKVFAEDEKTHMSLFLQADSVIDKEKKSKLKYAEKIYALESEKDKYDNFLENHLQSILRDNSLSLDEKTDIIYAASSDLTHKLYANPDALENATLSENIVKPMLDTIIHNENTISSYLKIIEYDYYTHTHSLNVSVYALCLGNELNLDEEKLTSLGRAALLHDIGKSKIDPKIVNKQGKLTQEEFEMMKNHPTYGYEIANSYKIEDKNILEGIYQHHEKLDGNGYPNKLSDKEIGLFPKIISVCDIFDALTTRRSYKSAMKSFEALTLMKTTMNSHLDASILNTFIKMLHK; encoded by the coding sequence TTGAAACAAAAAGTTATTAGACAATCAAATATTAACCATATTATCGATGAAACTCAAAAAAAAGAAGAAGAAAAACAACAAGCATATATATTGGTAGATAAAGATATGCTAAATCTCATTCCCGTTGATAAGAGGATTCTAAACCTCGCTACAAAGGTTGACTTTAAAGTTTTTGCAGAAGATGAAAAAACACATATGTCACTCTTTTTACAAGCTGATTCGGTAATAGATAAAGAAAAAAAATCAAAATTGAAATATGCCGAAAAAATATATGCATTAGAATCTGAAAAAGATAAATATGATAACTTTTTGGAAAATCATCTACAAAGTATCTTAAGGGATAATTCTTTATCTTTAGATGAAAAAACAGATATTATATATGCAGCGAGTTCCGATTTGACACACAAGTTATATGCAAATCCCGATGCATTGGAAAATGCCACACTATCTGAAAACATTGTAAAACCAATGCTCGATACGATTATACACAACGAGAATACTATCTCATCATACTTAAAAATTATTGAGTATGATTACTATACGCATACCCATTCGCTAAATGTAAGTGTATATGCTCTGTGTTTGGGAAATGAACTTAACTTGGATGAAGAAAAATTAACCTCTTTAGGGCGCGCTGCTCTTTTACACGACATAGGTAAAAGTAAAATTGACCCAAAAATCGTAAACAAACAAGGAAAGTTAACCCAAGAAGAGTTTGAAATGATGAAAAATCATCCTACTTACGGCTATGAAATAGCTAATAGCTACAAAATAGAAGATAAAAATATTTTAGAAGGAATATATCAACACCATGAAAAATTAGACGGAAACGGGTATCCAAATAAACTCTCGGACAAAGAGATAGGACTTTTTCCAAAAATCATATCTGTTTGTGATATATTTGATGCCCTTACGACAAGACGTTCGTACAAATCTGCAATGAAATCTTTTGAAGCACTGACACTTATGAAAACAACGATGAACTCTCACTTAGATGCCTCGATTTTAAATACGTTTATAAAGATGCTACACAAATAG